A stretch of Sinimarinibacterium sp. NLF-5-8 DNA encodes these proteins:
- the htpX gene encoding protease HtpX, protein MKRIFLFLLTNIAVVLVLSVVASVLGVDRFLTQEGLNLPMLLAFCAVFGMGGSFISLAMSKWIAKRSTGAQVITQPRSSQEMWLLQTVERQARTAGIGMPEVAIFDAAEPNAFATGMNKNNALVAVSTGLLRSMTQDEVEAVLGHEVSHIANGDMVTLTLIQGVVNTFVMFLSRVVGYFVDRVLLKNDRDGVGPGYYISVMVLQILFGILASMVVAWFSRQREFRADAGGAHLAGKRKMIAALERLKGGNEQAAGLPQNMTAMGISGGKLAAMFASHPPLDVRIEALKQASGAVR, encoded by the coding sequence ATGAAACGCATCTTTTTGTTTTTATTGACCAATATTGCCGTTGTGCTGGTGTTGTCCGTGGTTGCCAGCGTGCTCGGCGTGGATCGCTTTTTAACCCAGGAAGGGCTGAACCTGCCGATGCTGCTGGCGTTTTGCGCCGTGTTTGGCATGGGCGGCTCGTTTATCTCGCTGGCGATGTCCAAATGGATCGCCAAACGCAGCACCGGCGCGCAGGTGATTACCCAGCCGCGCAGCTCGCAGGAAATGTGGCTGCTGCAAACCGTTGAGCGCCAGGCACGCACGGCGGGCATCGGCATGCCTGAGGTGGCGATTTTTGATGCCGCCGAACCCAACGCCTTTGCCACCGGCATGAATAAAAACAACGCACTGGTGGCGGTGTCCACCGGCCTGCTGCGCAGCATGACGCAAGATGAGGTGGAAGCCGTTTTGGGGCACGAGGTGTCGCACATCGCCAACGGCGACATGGTGACGCTGACCCTGATTCAAGGCGTGGTGAACACCTTTGTGATGTTCCTGTCGCGCGTGGTGGGCTACTTTGTGGATCGCGTGCTGCTCAAAAACGACCGCGATGGCGTCGGCCCCGGCTACTACATTAGCGTGATGGTGCTGCAAATCCTGTTTGGCATTTTGGCTTCGATGGTGGTGGCATGGTTCTCCCGCCAGCGCGAGTTCCGCGCCGACGCGGGCGGTGCTCATCTGGCCGGCAAACGCAAAATGATTGCCGCACTGGAACGGCTCAAAGGCGGCAATGAACAAGCCGCCGGTCTGCCGCAAAACATGACGGCGATGGGCATCAGCGGCGGCAAACTCGCCGCCATGTTTGCCTCACACCCGCCGCTGGATGTGCGCATCGAAGCCCTCAAACAAGCCAGTGGGGCAGTGCGCTGA
- a CDS encoding acyl-CoA carboxylase subunit beta: MTIIESRIDSTSPQFARNRQGMLTCIEAWRAVEAKGRAEEAAKQARFDKRGQLLPRARVQLLLDRGAPWLELSTVAGYKMHDDKDGSLAGGNTIAGIGYVEGVRCMINASNSAIKGGTMTPMGVQKGLRIQEIALQQKLPVVSLIESGGANLLYQAEVFIPGGRTFANQCRLSAAGIPQVTVVHGSSTAGGAYMPGLSDYVIMVRKQAKVFLAGPPLLKAATGEIAIDEDLGGAEMHAGIPGTTEFLAENDADGIRLAREVMRSLNWNAQKPALALQSARAPLYDIDELCGVASPDYRQPYDCREVIARLVDGSEFLEFKADYDNQTICGRAVLQGHAIGIISNNGPITTQGATKAGQFIQLCCQANIPIVYLMNTTGYMVGSESEQGGIVKHGSKMIQAVANATVPQITIVMGGSFGAGNYGMCGRGFGPHFIFAWPNSRTSVMGGEQAAGVMDIITREKWRKQGKTLSEADEKMLGMFRQKIIDQFEAESHALAASARLFDDGLIDPRDTRNVLGLCLSVCREAQQRAVFGNSFGVARL; the protein is encoded by the coding sequence ATGACGATTATTGAATCCAGAATTGATTCCACCAGCCCGCAGTTTGCGCGCAATCGGCAAGGGATGCTGACCTGTATTGAGGCCTGGCGCGCGGTTGAGGCCAAGGGGCGCGCAGAAGAAGCAGCCAAGCAGGCGCGCTTTGACAAGCGTGGGCAGTTGTTGCCGCGCGCGCGGGTGCAGCTTTTGCTGGATCGCGGGGCGCCGTGGCTGGAGCTGTCTACCGTGGCCGGTTACAAAATGCACGATGACAAGGACGGCTCGCTGGCAGGTGGTAACACCATTGCCGGGATTGGTTACGTTGAAGGCGTGCGCTGCATGATCAACGCCAGCAACTCCGCGATCAAAGGCGGCACGATGACGCCGATGGGCGTGCAAAAAGGGCTGCGGATTCAGGAGATTGCCTTGCAGCAAAAGCTGCCGGTGGTGTCGTTGATCGAATCCGGCGGCGCCAATTTGCTGTATCAGGCCGAGGTGTTCATCCCCGGCGGGCGCACTTTTGCCAATCAATGCCGTCTGTCGGCGGCGGGTATTCCGCAGGTCACGGTGGTGCATGGCTCGTCCACCGCGGGCGGCGCTTACATGCCGGGCTTGTCGGACTACGTGATCATGGTGCGCAAGCAGGCCAAGGTGTTTTTGGCCGGGCCACCGCTGCTCAAGGCCGCAACCGGCGAGATTGCGATTGACGAGGATTTGGGCGGTGCCGAAATGCACGCTGGCATCCCCGGCACCACCGAGTTTTTAGCCGAAAACGATGCTGACGGCATTCGCCTGGCGCGCGAGGTGATGCGCAGCCTCAACTGGAATGCCCAAAAACCGGCGCTGGCACTGCAAAGCGCGCGCGCGCCGCTGTACGACATTGACGAGCTTTGTGGCGTGGCCTCGCCCGATTATCGCCAGCCGTATGACTGCCGCGAGGTGATCGCGCGCCTGGTGGATGGCTCCGAGTTTTTGGAGTTCAAGGCCGATTACGACAACCAGACCATCTGCGGGCGCGCGGTGCTGCAGGGCCACGCCATTGGCATCATTTCCAACAACGGGCCGATTACCACCCAGGGCGCAACCAAGGCCGGGCAGTTCATCCAGCTGTGCTGTCAGGCCAATATCCCGATTGTTTATTTAATGAATACAACGGGTTATATGGTTGGCAGTGAAAGCGAGCAGGGCGGCATCGTCAAGCACGGCTCCAAAATGATTCAGGCGGTGGCCAATGCCACGGTGCCGCAAATCACCATTGTTATGGGTGGCTCGTTTGGCGCGGGCAACTACGGCATGTGCGGGCGCGGCTTTGGACCGCACTTTATTTTTGCCTGGCCGAATTCGCGCACCTCGGTGATGGGCGGCGAACAGGCTGCGGGCGTCATGGACATCATCACCCGCGAAAAATGGCGCAAGCAGGGTAAAACCCTGAGCGAAGCCGACGAAAAAATGCTGGGCATGTTCCGGCAAAAAATCATTGATCAGTTTGAGGCCGAATCCCACGCGCTGGCGGCCAGCGCGCGCCTGTTTGACGATGGCCTGATTGACCCGCGCGACACCCGCAACGTGCTCGGCCTGTGCCTGTCGGTGTGCCGTGAGGCGCAGCAGCGTGCGGTGTTTGGCAACAGCTTTGGCGTGGCGCGGCTCTAA
- a CDS encoding acetyl-CoA carboxylase biotin carboxylase subunit — MTTNQRFNSVLVANRGEIAVRILRGARALGYATVAVYSEADRDALHVRQADRAVCIGAAAAAESYLNIEQILYAARVSGAQAIHPGYGFLSERAEFARAVQEAGLIFIGPDADAIDAMGNKARAKDKMLAAGVPCIPGYQGADDSDAALMAEAQRIGLPVMVKAAAGGGGRGMRLVREADQLAAAIASARSEARNAFGSGELLIEKAVLGARHVEIQIFGDAHGNAVYLGERDCSVQRRNQKVVEEAPSPAVDAALRQRMGQAAVAAARAVNYVGAGTVEFMLAADGAFYFLEMNTRLQVEHPVTEAVFGVDLVEWQLRVAQGEALPLTQEQINARQNGAAIEVRLCTEDALQNGLPQTGRVQHWRAPQGQGVRVDSALYSGLTISPHYDSMQAKIIAFGQTRDQARARLLAALSQTRLFGVVSNLNYLQHIIAHPQFAAGQVTTGFVAEQLTPAALQGLQPSAEQAALAAIALVMDSQRALIDQGVEAEHIGWNSALPSAAPCKLKSGEQQWALSVQRLGLDRFDVRLGEQVFEFANVRARESGFEYELGGIVCSADYLRDGARLWLTAQGQTQGQTQVFDDQTLAAPEPPQAGSDGRLLAHSDGKVVAVNVQPGDHVEQGQTLAVLEAMKMEFQLSLPVSGVVTAVGARAGQQVKKRQVVVEVQPD; from the coding sequence ATGACAACAAATCAACGATTTAACAGCGTTTTAGTCGCCAATCGCGGCGAGATCGCGGTGCGGATTTTGCGCGGCGCGCGCGCGCTGGGGTATGCCACCGTGGCGGTTTACAGCGAAGCCGATCGCGACGCCCTGCATGTGCGTCAGGCCGACCGCGCGGTGTGCATAGGCGCGGCAGCGGCGGCGGAGTCTTACTTAAATATTGAGCAAATCCTGTACGCCGCGCGCGTCAGCGGGGCGCAGGCGATTCATCCCGGCTACGGCTTTTTATCGGAGCGCGCGGAGTTTGCGCGCGCGGTGCAAGAGGCCGGTTTGATCTTCATCGGCCCCGATGCAGACGCCATTGATGCCATGGGCAACAAGGCGCGTGCCAAAGACAAAATGCTCGCCGCGGGCGTGCCCTGCATTCCCGGCTATCAAGGCGCGGACGATAGCGATGCGGCGTTGATGGCCGAGGCGCAGCGCATCGGCCTGCCGGTGATGGTCAAGGCCGCTGCCGGTGGCGGTGGGCGCGGCATGCGGCTGGTGCGTGAGGCCGATCAACTCGCGGCCGCCATTGCCTCCGCGCGCTCGGAAGCGCGCAATGCCTTTGGCAGCGGCGAGTTGCTGATTGAAAAAGCCGTGCTTGGTGCGCGTCATGTGGAAATCCAGATTTTTGGCGATGCCCACGGCAATGCCGTTTACCTGGGCGAGCGTGACTGCTCGGTACAGCGACGCAATCAAAAAGTGGTGGAAGAAGCCCCCAGTCCGGCGGTGGATGCCGCGCTGCGCCAGCGCATGGGGCAGGCTGCCGTTGCCGCCGCGCGCGCGGTCAACTACGTCGGCGCCGGGACAGTGGAGTTCATGCTGGCCGCCGATGGCGCGTTTTACTTTTTGGAAATGAACACGCGCTTGCAGGTGGAGCATCCGGTCACCGAAGCGGTGTTTGGCGTGGATTTGGTCGAGTGGCAACTGCGCGTGGCGCAGGGCGAGGCTCTGCCGCTGACGCAAGAGCAGATCAACGCGCGGCAAAACGGCGCGGCGATTGAAGTGCGCCTGTGCACCGAGGACGCGCTGCAAAATGGCCTGCCGCAAACCGGCCGCGTGCAGCACTGGCGCGCGCCGCAGGGGCAGGGCGTTCGCGTCGATAGCGCGCTGTACAGCGGCCTGACCATCAGTCCGCACTACGACTCCATGCAGGCCAAAATCATCGCTTTTGGCCAAACCCGCGACCAGGCGCGCGCGCGCCTGCTGGCAGCGCTGAGCCAAACCCGCTTGTTCGGGGTGGTGAGTAACCTCAATTACTTGCAGCACATCATCGCCCATCCGCAATTTGCCGCAGGGCAGGTCACCACCGGCTTTGTTGCCGAACAGCTCACGCCAGCGGCGCTGCAAGGCTTGCAGCCCAGCGCCGAACAAGCCGCGCTGGCGGCGATTGCGCTGGTGATGGACAGCCAGCGCGCGCTCATTGATCAAGGCGTTGAAGCCGAGCACATCGGCTGGAACAGCGCCCTGCCCAGCGCCGCACCCTGCAAGCTCAAAAGCGGCGAACAGCAATGGGCGCTGAGTGTGCAGCGGCTGGGTTTGGATCGCTTTGACGTGCGTTTGGGTGAGCAAGTATTTGAATTTGCAAACGTGCGCGCGCGCGAAAGCGGCTTTGAATATGAGCTGGGTGGCATCGTTTGCAGCGCCGATTATCTGCGCGACGGCGCACGCCTGTGGCTGACCGCGCAAGGCCAGACCCAAGGCCAGACGCAGGTGTTCGACGATCAAACCCTCGCCGCGCCCGAGCCACCGCAGGCCGGATCGGATGGCCGTTTGCTGGCGCACTCCGATGGCAAGGTCGTTGCCGTCAACGTCCAGCCCGGCGATCACGTTGAGCAAGGGCAAACGCTGGCCGTGCTGGAGGCGATGAAAATGGAGTTTCAACTGAGCCTGCCGGTGTCGGGCGTGGTGACGGCGGTTGGCGCGCGCGCGGGGCAGCAGGTCAAAAAGCGCCAGGTCGTGGTCGAAGTGCAGCCGGATTGA
- the parC gene encoding DNA topoisomerase IV subunit A, producing MQTTDVERLPLRTFAEKAYLDYSMYVVLDRALPHLADGLKPVQRRIIYAMSELGLSAGQKHKKSARTVGDVIGKFHPHGDSACYEAMVTMAQPFNYRYPLIDGQGNWGSPDDPKSFAAMRYTESRLAPYAQTLLAELGQGTVDWSPNFDGTLEEPKLLPARLPNILVNGTTGIAVGMATDIPPHNLRELVNACLHLLKHPNAQLETLCEFVPAPDFPTACEIVSEPHDLLKIYQTGNGQVRARARWARDDDGNVVVNHLPHQVSPAKVLEQIADQMRAKKLPLVEDLRDESDHENPIRLVIVPRSNRVDLDQLMAHLFATTDLEKSYRVNLNMIGLDGRPRVKNLKEILLEWLDYRFATVTRRLNHRLAKVNERLHLLEGLLIAYLNIDEVIRIIRFEDDPKASLMRTFGLTEIQADYILDLKLRHLQKIEEMKIKAEQDELAAERARLEALLGDDDKLKGLIADELREDAKKYGDDRRCPVNAKPAAQALEATEILPVEALTVVLSKAGWIRAGKGHDLDPTGLSYKAGDEYLCHVHGRSNQLLVLMDDHGRSYALNPRELPSARSQGEPITTRLDLQDGGRVVVMLTGEPTDRYVLGSDGGYGFVAKLSDLDANKRAGKAVVNLAGALLPPLPTQFAQGDRLAMTTAEGRLLLFPLADLPELAKGKGNKLVSLKGEDRILNWGVVPEEASLELTCGKRTLTLKPADLAFYAGARASRGSHLPRGFQRVDALRALIQESGT from the coding sequence ATGCAAACAACTGATGTTGAACGGTTGCCGCTGCGCACTTTCGCAGAAAAGGCATATCTGGATTATTCGATGTATGTGGTGCTGGATCGCGCGCTGCCGCATTTGGCGGACGGCCTCAAGCCGGTGCAGCGGCGCATCATTTATGCGATGAGCGAGCTGGGGCTGTCGGCGGGGCAAAAGCACAAAAAATCCGCGCGCACCGTGGGTGATGTGATCGGCAAGTTCCATCCGCACGGCGATTCGGCCTGTTATGAGGCGATGGTGACGATGGCGCAGCCGTTCAACTATCGCTATCCGCTGATCGACGGGCAGGGCAACTGGGGTTCGCCGGACGACCCCAAGTCGTTTGCGGCGATGCGTTATACCGAGTCGCGTCTGGCGCCGTATGCGCAAACGCTGCTGGCGGAACTGGGGCAGGGCACGGTGGATTGGTCGCCCAACTTTGATGGCACGCTGGAAGAACCCAAGCTGCTGCCCGCGCGCTTGCCCAACATTTTGGTCAATGGCACCACCGGCATCGCCGTGGGCATGGCCACCGATATTCCGCCGCATAACCTGCGCGAGCTGGTCAATGCCTGCCTGCATTTGCTCAAGCACCCCAATGCGCAGCTGGAAACGCTGTGTGAGTTTGTGCCGGCGCCGGATTTTCCCACGGCGTGCGAGATTGTCAGCGAACCGCATGATTTGCTGAAGATTTACCAGACCGGCAATGGTCAGGTGCGCGCGCGCGCGCGCTGGGCGCGTGATGACGATGGCAATGTGGTGGTCAACCATTTGCCGCATCAGGTGTCCCCCGCCAAGGTGCTGGAGCAGATTGCCGACCAAATGCGCGCAAAGAAGCTGCCGCTGGTGGAGGATTTGCGCGATGAGTCGGATCACGAAAACCCGATCCGTCTGGTGATCGTGCCGCGCTCCAACCGTGTGGACCTGGACCAGTTGATGGCGCATCTGTTTGCGACCACCGATCTGGAAAAAAGCTACCGCGTCAATCTCAACATGATTGGCCTGGATGGCCGCCCGCGCGTCAAAAACCTCAAGGAAATCCTGCTGGAATGGCTGGATTATCGCTTTGCCACGGTCACGCGGCGGCTGAATCACCGCTTGGCCAAAGTCAACGAGCGCCTGCACTTGCTCGAAGGCTTGCTGATCGCTTACCTGAACATCGATGAGGTGATCCGCATCATCCGCTTTGAGGACGATCCCAAAGCCAGCCTGATGCGCACCTTTGGCCTGACCGAGATTCAGGCCGATTACATCCTCGATTTGAAACTGCGCCACTTGCAGAAGATCGAGGAGATGAAAATCAAGGCCGAGCAAGACGAGCTGGCCGCCGAGCGCGCGCGCCTGGAAGCCCTTTTGGGCGACGATGACAAGCTCAAAGGCTTGATTGCCGATGAATTGCGCGAAGATGCCAAAAAATACGGGGATGATCGGCGCTGCCCGGTCAACGCCAAACCGGCCGCGCAGGCGCTGGAAGCCACCGAGATTCTGCCGGTGGAGGCGCTGACCGTGGTGCTGTCCAAGGCCGGCTGGATTCGCGCGGGCAAGGGGCATGATTTAGACCCCACTGGCCTGAGCTACAAAGCCGGGGATGAATACCTGTGCCACGTTCATGGCCGCAGCAATCAGCTCTTGGTGCTGATGGACGATCATGGCCGCAGCTATGCCCTGAACCCGCGCGAGCTGCCATCGGCGCGTTCACAAGGCGAGCCGATTACCACCAGGTTGGATTTGCAGGATGGTGGCCGCGTGGTGGTGATGCTCACCGGCGAGCCGACGGATCGCTATGTGCTGGGCAGCGATGGCGGCTATGGCTTTGTTGCCAAACTGAGCGATCTGGATGCCAACAAGCGCGCGGGCAAGGCGGTGGTCAACCTGGCAGGCGCCTTGTTGCCGCCGCTGCCGACGCAGTTTGCACAGGGTGATCGGCTGGCGATGACCACCGCCGAAGGGCGCCTGCTGCTGTTCCCGCTGGCGGATTTGCCGGAGCTGGCCAAGGGCAAGGGCAACAAACTGGTTTCGCTCAAAGGCGAGGATCGCATCTTGAACTGGGGCGTGGTGCCGGAAGAGGCGAGTCTGGAGCTGACCTGCGGCAAACGCACGCTCACGCTAAAACCCGCCGATCTGGCGTTTTACGCTGGCGCGCGCGCCAGCCGGGGCAGCCACCTGCCGCGCGGTTTTCAGCGTGTGGATGCCCTGCGCGCGCTAATACAGGAGTCGGGAACTTGA
- a CDS encoding Ig-like domain-containing protein has translation MLNSHSWLRATVFALTCALSACGGAEFGEGGIGDGGGLGGGGSATGPAAKLELVSQTPSVIADGQSSALIEATLSDAQGNGVRGQEIQFSTNAGTLQAASATTDRNGKAFVRLNAPQIAARATVTARQPQTALSAQVSLAFAADAAARLVLSVAPQTVGPGGRSSIRIMAQDINNNPVPEEIVVLRLVSNASGATLAVDEGAASASEIRLTTDENGSGQALYTAGANIGTDVLEARVAAGTGALVQSTAITVSQSAARLGGLSLSTGSDSLPANGSAATAVRATVTDQNNAPAVGVDVLFSASAGSLSSFSARTDAQGIAQVTLTAPRQIGRAVVRAETAGFSDVGQVEFVQADASGIELFIDQTTIGPGQTAALRAVVTDANGNRVVDEPVTFINSVSTAGRISPATVRTDENGEAVATYTAQDLADGVSRVSDGVRAQTAAQSSLQTVINVSRAAVRVQSVEVTLGANSVTVNQTIIARATVTNTNGQPASGITVGFASTLGTIGASATTNAQGIAEVNFTAPAQAGNGRISATAAGFSASQDINVFAAGASRITLSAQPATVEPGQSSTVQVELRDGNGNAVANTQVQLSVGGNSAGSRGRLADAVVTTSASGVATTQYTAGDTGGIDSILASAPGGVTASTSIVVRKVVAPTDQIELQVDASNLVANGNSVSARATVRNANGEPVAGVSVAFSAPQGSFNPTTVTTNSAGVALTAYTPPGNAGNVTLRAVVTVGGTPLSQEQVVTIQPAEATASGITVLASAPTLRSNARSSGDGVTITAQVRQDGNLVVPNVPVSFNASSGLLELIDGGITDASGVARATLTTNGDPTNRIIKVTASNGSINGAVDVAVTGTTVTVDGPRAIQSGVANIYVVTLSDASGAAIGGRSVSLVASAGALTPETATTNNQGKASFTLTVPANQTTAKLTATALGASDEIDVTVSDDSLVFIPGVAPVPDSGCATPQAITGLGELKLNQAQPIRVLWCRAGVPVAGRPVRFTTTRGVITATANTDASGIAAVTLTAAQAGAVRVLVSGEDNSVNPVSSPFAEIEGAFIATVPAFVDLQADPTIIGINQESLVQATVRDANNNLVTNATVNFILTDVSGGSLSAGSAVTNRQGRATITYRSSTNTSAQDGVLITAKVTGVPDSNVRLTVGSQSLRIVLGTGNEIVEDTTSTYKLPYSAIVTDAAGNPAPSAELSLSGFAERYAKGYYIWVDPVWVPVITAICDNEDVNENGILDPGEDTNGNGVLDVANPVSLPLRPSLNTDGVALFDLIYPQDRGNWIETFRLTARARVAGTEATEIARFTLPISAEDASNEDASPPGQPSPFGVLGRCDLTDNQVARVAFSPSSRTFSADEGDTLTLTVELNRPPTHGPINVPIGFLGSGIQGAFTSPASITFNVGETIKTFDIMIADDGVPGTPAKAFQVELGTPSTLNALLGPQSTSQITIRGD, from the coding sequence ATGCTCAACTCACACTCCTGGCTTCGCGCAACCGTTTTTGCGCTGACTTGCGCTTTGTCAGCCTGCGGAGGCGCGGAGTTTGGCGAAGGTGGCATTGGCGATGGCGGCGGGCTGGGCGGCGGGGGCAGCGCAACCGGCCCAGCTGCCAAGCTGGAGCTGGTATCGCAAACGCCCAGCGTGATTGCCGACGGGCAATCCTCGGCGCTGATCGAAGCCACCTTGTCCGATGCCCAGGGCAATGGCGTGCGCGGACAGGAAATCCAGTTTTCAACCAACGCCGGAACGCTGCAGGCCGCATCCGCCACCACCGACCGTAACGGCAAGGCCTTTGTGCGCCTGAACGCGCCGCAAATCGCCGCGCGCGCCACTGTCACCGCGCGTCAGCCGCAAACCGCACTGTCGGCCCAGGTTTCATTGGCATTTGCCGCCGATGCCGCTGCCCGGCTGGTGCTCAGCGTTGCCCCGCAAACCGTCGGCCCGGGCGGGCGCAGTTCCATCCGCATCATGGCGCAGGACATCAACAACAATCCGGTGCCGGAAGAAATCGTGGTTCTGCGGCTGGTTTCCAATGCCAGCGGTGCCACCCTTGCCGTAGATGAAGGCGCAGCCAGTGCCAGCGAAATCCGCTTGACGACCGACGAAAACGGCAGCGGTCAGGCGCTGTATACCGCAGGCGCTAACATCGGCACCGATGTACTCGAAGCGCGCGTGGCCGCAGGCACGGGGGCACTGGTGCAATCCACCGCCATCACTGTTTCGCAAAGCGCCGCGCGCCTCGGCGGCCTGAGCCTTTCCACCGGCAGCGACAGCCTGCCTGCCAACGGCAGCGCCGCCACTGCCGTGCGCGCCACCGTCACCGATCAAAACAATGCACCTGCCGTGGGTGTGGACGTGCTGTTCAGCGCCTCCGCAGGCAGCTTGAGCAGCTTCAGCGCGCGCACCGATGCCCAGGGGATTGCCCAGGTCACACTCACGGCCCCGCGCCAGATCGGGCGTGCGGTGGTGCGCGCCGAAACCGCAGGCTTCAGTGATGTCGGTCAAGTCGAGTTTGTGCAGGCAGATGCCAGCGGGATCGAGCTGTTTATTGACCAAACCACCATCGGCCCCGGACAAACCGCCGCACTGCGCGCGGTGGTCACCGATGCCAATGGCAACCGTGTCGTCGATGAACCCGTGACTTTTATCAACAGTGTTTCAACCGCAGGGCGGATCAGCCCGGCGACGGTCAGAACCGATGAAAACGGTGAAGCGGTTGCCACCTATACCGCGCAAGACCTGGCGGATGGCGTGAGCCGTGTGAGTGATGGCGTGCGCGCGCAAACCGCTGCGCAAAGCTCATTGCAAACCGTCATCAATGTGTCGCGCGCGGCGGTGCGGGTACAAAGTGTTGAAGTCACGCTGGGCGCAAACAGTGTGACCGTCAATCAAACCATCATCGCGCGCGCCACCGTGACCAATACCAATGGTCAACCCGCCTCCGGTATTACGGTGGGCTTTGCCAGCACCCTCGGCACCATTGGCGCCAGCGCCACCACCAATGCGCAAGGCATTGCCGAGGTCAATTTCACCGCCCCTGCCCAGGCGGGCAATGGCCGGATCAGCGCCACCGCCGCAGGTTTTTCGGCCAGCCAGGACATCAACGTCTTTGCCGCCGGCGCCAGCCGCATCACCCTCAGCGCCCAGCCCGCAACCGTTGAGCCGGGGCAAAGCAGCACCGTGCAGGTCGAACTGCGCGACGGCAACGGCAACGCCGTCGCCAATACCCAGGTGCAGTTGTCGGTGGGCGGCAACAGTGCCGGTTCGCGCGGTCGGCTTGCCGATGCCGTGGTGACTACCAGCGCCTCGGGCGTTGCCACCACCCAATACACCGCTGGCGATACCGGCGGGATCGACAGCATCCTTGCCTCAGCGCCGGGAGGGGTTACAGCTTCAACCTCGATCGTGGTGCGAAAAGTCGTCGCCCCCACCGATCAAATCGAACTGCAAGTTGACGCAAGCAATCTGGTTGCCAACGGCAACAGCGTCAGCGCGCGCGCGACTGTGCGTAATGCTAATGGTGAGCCAGTTGCAGGCGTCTCCGTTGCCTTCAGCGCGCCGCAGGGCAGCTTCAACCCCACAACCGTGACCACCAATAGCGCGGGTGTTGCGCTGACCGCTTATACCCCGCCGGGAAATGCCGGTAACGTCACGCTGCGCGCGGTCGTCACCGTTGGCGGCACGCCGTTATCGCAAGAACAGGTCGTCACCATTCAACCCGCCGAAGCCACTGCCAGCGGCATCACAGTGCTGGCCAGTGCGCCAACGCTGCGTTCCAATGCGCGCAGCAGTGGAGATGGGGTCACGATCACCGCGCAAGTCCGACAGGATGGCAATCTGGTGGTGCCAAATGTACCGGTCAGCTTCAATGCCAGCAGTGGGTTGCTGGAGTTGATCGATGGCGGCATCACGGACGCCTCTGGTGTTGCACGAGCAACGTTGACAACCAATGGTGATCCGACCAATCGCATCATTAAAGTCACAGCCAGTAATGGCTCGATCAATGGTGCGGTTGATGTTGCAGTAACCGGAACCACGGTAACCGTGGATGGCCCTCGCGCCATTCAAAGCGGTGTTGCCAATATTTATGTCGTGACGCTCAGCGATGCTTCTGGTGCAGCGATTGGCGGACGCAGTGTGAGCTTGGTTGCCAGTGCAGGGGCGCTGACGCCGGAGACGGCGACGACCAATAACCAGGGTAAAGCGAGCTTTACGTTGACGGTACCGGCCAATCAAACCACAGCAAAGCTCACAGCAACGGCGCTGGGGGCAAGCGATGAGATTGATGTGACGGTGAGCGACGATAGCCTGGTGTTTATTCCGGGTGTGGCTCCTGTGCCAGATTCGGGCTGTGCGACACCGCAAGCCATTACTGGGCTGGGTGAGTTGAAACTGAATCAAGCTCAACCGATTCGTGTGCTTTGGTGTCGTGCGGGGGTTCCGGTGGCGGGGCGACCAGTGCGCTTTACCACAACGCGCGGGGTGATCACTGCCACAGCCAACACTGATGCATCGGGTATTGCGGCCGTGACTTTGACGGCGGCGCAGGCCGGGGCGGTGCGAGTGCTGGTTTCGGGAGAAGACAACAGCGTAAACCCGGTAAGCAGCCCCTTTGCAGAGATTGAAGGTGCGTTTATTGCCACTGTGCCTGCGTTTGTGGATTTGCAAGCGGACCCGACGATTATTGGAATCAATCAAGAATCTCTGGTTCAGGCCACGGTGCGTGATGCGAACAATAATTTGGTGACCAATGCAACGGTGAATTTTATTTTGACCGATGTTTCTGGCGGCAGTCTGTCAGCCGGTTCTGCAGTGACCAACCGGCAGGGGCGAGCAACCATTACCTATCGCTCCAGCACCAACACCAGTGCGCAGGATGGGGTGCTGATCACCGCGAAAGTGACAGGTGTACCAGATTCGAATGTACGACTTACCGTGGGGTCGCAATCGCTACGGATCGTGCTCGGAACGGGTAACGAAATCGTTGAGGACACGACAAGCACTTACAAACTGCCGTATTCGGCTATCGTGACCGACGCCGCAGGCAATCCGGCGCCCAGTGCCGAGTTGAGCCTGAGTGGCTTTGCCGAGCGCTATGCCAAAGGCTATTACATCTGGGTAGACCCGGTGTGGGTGCCAGTGATCACCGCAATCTGTGATAACGAGGATGTCAATGAAAATGGGATTCTTGACCCGGGCGAGGATACCAATGGCAATGGTGTGCTGGATGTGGCCAATCCGGTGTCTTTACCCTTGCGGCCTTCACTGAATACCGATGGAGTTGCCTTGTTTGATTTAATTTACCCACAGGATCGTGGTAATTGGATCGAAACCTTTCGTTTGACCGCGCGCGCGCGAGTTGCAGGAACAGAGGCCACTGAAATTGCCCGTTTTACGTTGCCGATTTCTGCTGAAGATGCCAGTAATGAAGACGCCAGCCCTCCGGGGCAGCCATCGCCATTCGGGGTGCTTGGGCGTTGTGACCTAACAGACAATCAAGTTGCGCGGGTTGCGTTTTCACCGAGTAGTCGTACCTTCTCGGCGGATGAAGGCGATACGTTGACACTCACTGTTGAATTGAATCGTCCACCAACTCATGGGCCGATCAATGTTCCGATTGGGTTTTTGGGATCTGGCATTCAAGGCGCATTCACCAGCCCGGCATCAATCACGTTTAATGTTGGCGAAACCATCAAGACATTCGACATTATGATCGCCGATGACGGGGTGCCGGGGACGCCTGCCAAAGCGTTTCAGGTTGAGCTTGGCACTCCGTCAACGCTCAATGCTTTGCTGGGGCCGCAATCAACGTCACAAATTACGATTCGTGGTGATTGA